A region of the Hydra vulgaris chromosome 12, alternate assembly HydraT2T_AEP genome:
CGTTCCCACTGATATCATCTGGACCAActgctttatttgactttaacaatttataagcactttcaaactcttcaaaagacaaaccaaaaaaatttagatacgAGTTAAGAGAGTCATATGTTgccttaaatgattttttaggGTTTGGAATTATTTCGGCTAGGTTTTGTCCTacagatacaaaatatttattaaattcggaagcaattgttttttgatcaagaataaaattatcatcTACTTTAATAACTGAGGGCAAAGATTGCGATGTTTTTTTAGTGTTACCCGTAATTTCGTTTATTAGTTGCCAAGTGCGTTTAGAGTTTAACttgtatttttcaagtaaattagtgtaatatattaattttgaatttttccttAGGCGTTCAAATAGTCTTacgtaatttttataattggtcTTACTCTcagttgttttcaattttaaatatttaatataaagtttttgtttaattttagatgattttaaaatacctttagtaatccatggcgatttaatttttttatgtttgtaatttatttttactttgggAAAATTGATgtcataaatttcataaaaaatttaaaaaaaagatttgtatattaaattaatgtctTCAGAAAAGTTAATAATGTCCCAATTAACTAAAGAAAgttgatatttaaaagattctaggtttttattatgaaaaagtcgttttttaaatgattttttttcattacataaaattttcGCATAAATATCTATTGAAAAGAAAATAGGGAAATGATCAGATATGTCACTTTtaataatgtcttttttaagcgaattattaaaaatatcattggTTATAATGTTATCAATTAAGGAAGTTGTTGTTTGAGTAATTCttgttggtttgtttattagaGGAACTGCTCCATTTTCAAATAGTCCATTATAAAACCcattaatgtcttttttgacGTGATActcaaagcaatttaaattcagatcacctaatatgtaaagtaatttcttttcgtggttgattttatttacaatatcgTCATGTAAAAATGAACTAAATGTATTAATTTCGCCAGtaggtgggcgataacaacagctaattacaatatttttagttttattgctTAATATTTCAATCGTTAAAACCTCTATATTGACGTCAGAAATACTCATGTCATGCCTAACAAAATACCGTAggttttcttttacataaataattaaaccacCGCCGCGTTTGTTTGTTTTCCGCcctaatgaaattaaattatagcccggtattttaaaattattatctaaatttgAGTCAGCAGAACTACACCAGGTTTCAGTTAGGcaaattacactaaaaatagttagattttcctcaaaactattgcaaagattttcaaaatttttttttaaacttcttatatttatatgaagtgcattaaatttatcacgctcaagaaattcttttatttcaaaagtataaaaatagcTGCAGTTGCTTTGTAAAGCATCTGTTTcactaaaataactttgatcCGGATCGGACTCTTTGTTaagtataaaatcattaaattaaaaaattaaaaaaaaaaagtgttttaaaaaaattaaaaaaaaaaaaaaaaaagtgtttgttaattaaagattcaaaaaccttgcttatgattaCTAATGATTatgaagactaatgggacggtagttagacgaatcagatcgctctccagaatttttgaagatagggataacagatgccgctttccagcaggctggaaaacaagactctgataaacacttgttgaatagttttaaaagtatagataATAgcccggagaacacttctgcaagacaataacaggtatgttgtttgggccacaagctgtagaagagtctaggcaagaaatcactttagatacagaagctggagtgatacgaatgtcaagcaacggatcaacctgtttgttggcAATATCAGGTAGAACGTAACTAGTGGAACCAtgagatgatattgataaaaagtttttagcaaacaattcagctttgtcttaaggtgaggtgacaaagtctgaaccatacaagagaggtggaattaAAGATTTGCCTTTATtgttgatactattaaagattctccagaagtcacgagagcctaatttttgagatgagatttcatgacctgagaatagcgggctttggcgttagacaaaaccacttaacaatggtttctagcagtaataaacagacgtctgttttctggagaattgtttagCTGgcagatatggaagtaacggtttcaaTTAGCAATCGCAGCAGCACagtgtgaggaaaaccatgaaggagagtgaggcttgacctggaatcgaaTCGAACGggaacaaaagattttatgccagcctgaatccacgaagttatgtaagaagcacatttgtcgacaggaagacaaaagccatcacgaagaaaatcacggaaagaatCCCAGTCAACTTAAGgtacttatgaaaaaaaacttgtcacTAAAGTTTCACGTTCTCCACTTGCCACAGTGTTAACTTGCTTGATGCcttttttagaaatgattttattacatttttgtacAGTGGTGGTAGCTGTTTCATCAAGATTACAAATGCAAAATCCATCACCAAATTTTGATTCTCTTAAATACAATGCCtctaaattagtaaaaaacttttgtacATTGTAGTTATTGAAAGCTGTCATTCTTGAAAAAGAACATCCAAGGCACTCGAATGCTTAAAGAATTCCGCTTTAAAAACAAGCGCATCCGTTCTATTCCGGCTTTCTTCTCTTTAATCCAGCTTTTGggaacttttatattatttattataaccaTATCAAAagcaatacattttaaatttacaacaaaCTGCCCATAACACATTTGAGTGCAATTAACAATATATTGCTTCAAAAGACTTTCTTGCTCTTTCAGTAAATATTCTTCTTGTAGAAAATTTGGGTTTTATAGTAATGATTTCTCCttcttttattccttttttcttttaacatatcTGTATACATAAAAACACTAATTTAGAATTTGCTTTTAGCTACAAACTTATACAAGTTTCATTTACTAAGTAGGACAAATactttaatttacataaatagattttatatattaatagaaatcagtacaaaaacataaattaaatgaatGTTAATCCTTcaacaaaaaagaattaataaatatcttgatataagtataataaaGCAAACTTATGTTTACATAAACTTTTGTATCTTATGTTTATGTTAACTTTTGTAACTTATGTTTATAAGACAAAATTAATCTAATATAACTACATAAGTACATCATCATACTACATGCATAAAtactaaataacataaaattgacttttaCTACACGAACTTTATTTAATGCTCCACCGATTTTTTACCAAGTTAGGTGAAACATTAAAGTATGGAAGTCGATATTTCCCGCCGGGAAATTTAATGTCTTTGCCGCACTGAAAAGTTCATGAaatatagtttacaaaataGAAGCACTTTCCGaagaatacaataaataaaacaccGTAAAACCTAAcagcttcaaaaatttataaattactttgCAACGGAAAAAACATTAACTTGAACCTCTCGCAATATTATTGACATTTTCTGATTTGAATTATACGTTAAACAATACATCTAGTAGCAACTGATTACAACTCTAAAGGATTTGTCACAGTACTTTAATATCGCTGTATAATTGCTTTGTTTCATGGTGCCCCACTCTCCCCGACCAgtggcggatccagcatttttgatctttgagatagctaacttccagacatggagctaactccaaacatttatatgtttatacttatgtcaaataatgagggtttgcaaaaaattgcgatgaatggaggctgggaacaaaaaagccccaaaagtTTTGCAATACCTggcccaaacgtgagagcaacaagttgataaaatattttttgtactttccttaattagacttatattcatcgataatttttaagtttcatagtattatctttgagcgttcaaaaattatgaccatataaagtttaaacccccctcaatttgagggggttgtaaatttctgagagataatactttgaaacttaaaaattatcgatgaatataagtctagttaagaatagtacaaaaaatatttcaccaacttattgctctcacgtttggggcaggtgttgcaaaaattttggggcttttttgttcccagcctccaaccatcgcaattttttgcaaaccctcattatttgatataagtataaacatataaatgtttggagttagctccatgtctggaagttagctatctcaaagatcaaaaaatgctggatccgccacTGCCTACTTATTAATAAGaaatatcaaactaaaaaaaaatattttgaattgtttGAAGTACTTTAGagagtaaaactaaaataatgactatttaaaacttcaaatttttggAGAGATAAATAAGGAATTAGACTCAAATTTGTGAAACTCCCTATATATATCTGCAGGCAACTTAATTGACCTGTCATCAATTGTCAgatatttaacaattaaaactgCAGACAACTTCAACCGATCAATTTAAAGTACCAACTTAACGGTTAATTCTTCAAACTCCTTTAAAATAGACATCAACTATCGAATAAACAGCAACTGATCAAcaataaattgataataaattaaCTAACGACACAAAAATTGACAAGATTTGAAAAATGCTATTTAaaggtttgaattttttttaattctaaacttttaaatgtattattatttttctttgtgaataaaaagtaatatttttttcaaaaataattcacGCTTCACATGTACaaacatattaataaatacaGCACATTTGAAAACTTATTAGATATGTTTGGTTAGATATAACCAAAGTTATAAAGATATCAAAAGATATAATACCCTAAAAAAACTGCACTACATTTTTTCgatgaaattttaaaagctaCAATATGATTGGTTTGTTGTGAAAACAATTATTGTAGCTTACAATCCTCCTCGTTATGCAACTTTTTTCCTTGAAAAGTTTTCGAAGACTTTTCTTCAATTTCTGAAAAAACTGGAGATTTCTGAAAGTTTTCTTTCTGCTCTATAATTTTAGGCGACTCTTTTGAAACCTACAAAAATGTTATTGGAAATTTTAAcgacaataaaataaaagatcttgacaattaattaaaagttcTATTCTAAATGCTAATTAAtcttaagtattttaaattttttctcaattgttcagctttacatgaataaaaatttgagcaaaattgCTCAAGCAACGTAAgcacgtaaagctgagcaattactctAAAAATGATGAGTAAAAGCATTTGCTTTTTCTTAGCAATGCCATCGATTTCAAATTCAAGCAGTAGCTTATTGTGCGCAAAGAGAGTTCTTCTGCAATTGCATTGTACCTGATTGGAATTTTCTACTAATCTCtattgtatctttttttattgtaataattgtaTCGTATCAGTCAACGCCTTCAAAAATCAACTCAAcctattttttaacttatactACAAAAAAAGAACTGACGCCACAGCGGGGTTTCATTAATTACCCTGCTTGCAGGTGCTTAAGAATTTCGTTATAAATTACTTAtactatcattattattattctttattatatttgaaaatttttacctCGGATTTCGGCGAAGAAGGTATAATTTCTGTCTCATCTTTAAAACTTACTAACCGAAATCGGTTTTCCTTAATGGGAGATATAGTGTTTTCGATATTTTTTCCTATATGTAGACTGACTGCAGATTTTGAATCAATCTCTTTATTTTGAGAGAGTAACTTTTTCTCCATGCCGAGTTCTTTGAGCACTTCATTTGGTAAAAGATTCCACTGAAATGAAGTGtcatttttttgcttatttttgttttttgctatctcgttacttttaaatgttttttcatttgaaaattctTTTCCTTTCGCTAAAGTAAACGGCAAGTCATTGTTACTTTTAGTCGATTGTTCGTCATTTAAAACTCCGACAGGAATAACATCATCAGTGGAAtcgtaattaaattttttctcaataagTTGTCGCTTATgggtttctaaaaaaataaatgtaacgTAAAAATATAGGAACCCAATTGATAACgtcataaatgtaaaaatataggAATCTAATTTATAAcgtcaaatataaataattgggattaaaatatcataaaaacacCTCCTAACAGtttgtttttagtttcttctaaATTTAACCTCAATTTCATATTttggcttttaaatttttcagcaAGCACACTAGATTCGTGAAGTTTTTGTTCTGCAATCTGTAATTTGTCACTCTCTGCAAGTTTAATCATGTGGGTATGATCTAGCTCTTCACGCAACTTTATTACCAATTTcctttgttaacaaaaaatgtcttatataatatttatcagATTAATAACccataataataattagaattaaaaattaattattttcataacaCAAAACTAGTGACACTATTGGTTTTTATCTAATATAGAAATCTACAACAGGTagataaaacaatgataaataaaatttaataactatataacacttataatataactaataagCGTTTTTAAACCATAAAACATACAATTACATAGTTAGCttgcgcattttttttttttggatacgATCTTTTTAACGAGCGCAACAGGGTACAGTtcctttaaacaataaaataataataaattataaccaTTGAGTattacgttaaaaatattttgtataattagaATGCTGTGACTCAAATAGTGATATCTAATTTTTATCGgctttaatatatctttttgtacAACATTCAGATGGTTCTCGTTACTTACAAAAAAGAATATTGAATaatcttttacaaaaacaaattttgtttaaatatttattagaatattaGTTATAATACTACAtacaagaaaagtttttaaagttgtatcaCTTCTGGGTTTCTTTATGTTTGGACTTTTTTCTGTAACTACTGATAAATAGATAAGCAAAGAAGTCTTCTTCATCTTCAAAGAagcttttataatatatctgaatttttgttcaaataatttgAGAACATTTTTGACGTTAATGttacacatttatttttttctaacttgcACATGTACCAACTTCATTACTCTTTTCATTGTAGATcgtaagcatttttaaattaaagaagaaCATATAAGGGGCCCACATCCTATAGGACATATAGAGTGTAGGTctaaaatataggaaaatacAGCCGTTCTTTTTATTGAAGGAGGGGGGATTGGCGTTAACCTGTACAAAAGACAAAATGGAAAGGAAAGAGAAAGGCAGTCaagagaaaataatttaattacatttaccatttttttatacttagttAATCCACTAATTGCAGATCTAGTTgaatgttgatatttttttataatactttttgttattgttgttattggtgttattgttgttattggtgactttaatgctcactGTATAATTTGGTTTTAATGCAACTTATCAGGAATCAGACATAATCTTCTAGAATCAGGAATCAAAAATTTTCCCATAATTTTCTCATTTTTGTACAGCTGCTCATATtcataattttcatatttttttcatcCGCAAAACTCTATGAAGAACAAACatgattttattattgcaaaaagatGCCCGAGGTCCATGATAGAGATGCAATAAAGATGTCTGAGGTCCATGATTCTCAGATTACTAAATCTCGGCATTTTAGAAAATGAGTTCTagaaaaaaaccatttaaaacccaaaaataaataaaagtctaacattccatctcttaCTTGATCTTATAACTTTTCCTAAGGATAAGGCAAAAGTATCTGCAAACAACTCTTCCTCTAATTCATCTCCTGAATCTAAAAACCACTCCTCCTTATCCCAAAACAGTTTAACCATTTGCTAGACATCCAAACCACTACTAGTTCCTTTGCTTAAGTTGTTTATCACTTAAACTCTTCTACTGTTTGTGGCCCAGACAATATTCCTTTCACATTAAAAAGGTGTTCTTCAGAACTCTATCACATTATCtcaatctaaattatttaactgaAATGTTTTCCAGCATGCTAGAAAACGGCATTCGTggtccaatttaaaaaaatcaggaGACCGCTCTGACTCCTCTAGATATTGACCTTCTTCTTAAAATCTTCTTAAATCATTCTTCTTAATATTAGCAAAATCTTTAACTAACCTTTGATATCTTATCTTGAATTTAACAACACAatcaaatgcaaaatttatACCTGCGACTGTACCTGTATTTTGGTGAAACAATTGTTCattaattatgaaattattatttttttaaataagagatGCTGACTCGATTATAAATTCAGGTTTAAATCATTTATCTGTTGAATCATGATTATGTGGAATACTCGTATAGAGGTTAACAACATTACATTATATGTTTCTATATAACTTATACAACTTTCTGAATTAAGTTGTACACTGGTGAAACTagccatttaaatttttttaataaaaaaacatatttctaGTTGCAAATTGACAAATAAACTAATAGATTTGAAAACCTTGTTTAAACCTGTCAACATGTCCTTAATAATGAACCTTTTGTCCAACTTTTATCCTTCCTTGAAGTTGCTATTGGTTGAAAAGCATCTTCACAATCAAAAACATACTTCCACAATCATTATTTATGACAACAATATGtaattaccattttttttttatagaaaatctcAACAGCActgattgtttttttgaaaaacttgcagtttttgcagtttttttatagaaaacctCAGCAGCActgattgtttttttgaaaaaccagCAGCActgattgtttttttgaaaaaaaaaaaaaaaaaagttataattgaaatgtttattaatatattttttaaattccctttagctttaatataaatacttttgagataaaaatttatttgagcttttttttttgacaacttcttaaatttttatgaagtcATAATTCAAGTTATGCACATAAAACATGGTAAagatgtattttgtttttttttaggcgcTACCATCAAGTTTTAAACTTGAATAGAGAATATGAATCAGTCATAGATACTGCATGGCACCCTAAGCAATAAAACAGggttttaaatgataattacaTTTAAGGGCATGATATTTTCAGAAGAAATATTATgcagtaaaattatatatataattataaatatttcttgCAATGTAAAAAGACATTTCTTGTGTATTTTTCTtgagaaaaagataaaaagaaaaattagataatacATGGAAATGAGACTTGATTTGAAACAGCAAGAAGCAGAAAAAAAACTTCCATGCCTGCAAGAATCCAGGAGATTATCTAGGAAGTGCAATTTGAAGCAAGACAAAAGATATCAGCTCAAGAATTATCataaagaaaatcacaaaaggAATCCTAGTCATCTTTAAATTAATAGCAAGAAGTGAAATGGGTAAATCTGATGTAGAAGAAGCAGAAGATATATGTTTTAGTGAGTGAGATCATGGATCTGTACAAATGGTACAAAATACCCAaagtaaaacaagaaaaaactgAGCAAAACTCAGGGCATGAGGCAAGACAAAAATCAAAGAATGAAGGTTAGAGGTTGTCTgagaaaacgagtcacaaagttaattACCTAAGaaagagattaaaaaataaaaaaggtattagaTATGAAATATTAGTTTGAGTTAAGGCGATTTCTCTTTATTCAATGTTAAAATATACACATTAAATTTACACCATTATACTATGTCTCAATGAAAGTAACGGATTGTATTCACGCAGTACAGTCAAAATATAACATTAGAAAAAGTTTAGCAACACAATCAATTCCTTATTATTTGGTAATAAAATTACGTCTAGAAGGTAATGATCTTTTAATTAGATAttcattaaactataaaataattgttttttttaatggttttatcattatttatattttaacaattttattataacattattttacgTCTGATAACAATCTATTCTATTCAGATTTAAatgcaactaaataatatttggttacagttatttatgtttaatatgaacaacttctttttttaaaaatattctaattatGTCGACATCTTTAATTCCCATACAAAAAGTTCAAGTTACCCTAAGAAATTTGCTGTAAGGAGACAAAATACTTAACAAAGTTTATGTTATCCGAGGTTTGACTTAAGTGGAGTATTTTAATAGTAATTGGTTAGATGATTTCAAAGGACCAAATGAAACAGTTCGAGAAAATAAGAGTTATTCAGTTAACCAGTGCTCGACTTACTGGGAGTTAACtgtactattattattattattactattattacgAGGGTCACTATTTATATTTCGGGAATTGGCAACACTGATGTCGTGTGAGTCCATCTGACGGTTCCATCATAAAGTTTGACATTTTTGACGATATACGTACTCAGAACATTTTGTCATATGGACgctatttgtttattttatatttagttgaaAGTTTCGTCTCGGCAAAAAATGGAACTAAATCGTGAACATTTTTGTGCGATGATTTTTTTACGACTTTCAGCGTGGATTATCACAACAAGTGTGCGTCAATCAACTTAATTTGACTTTTGGCAATGAAGCTCTATCAAAAACCACTGCGTATCGCTGGTATAGTGAATTCAATCGCGGTCGTAGTTTGCTGTCCAACGAGTTTTGTGAAGGTTGTCCAAAATCGACTGTAGTGCCAGAAAACATCGATGCTGTGCACGAAATGATTAAGCAAGATCGTCATGTAACCTATTGTGAGATTGAGGTATCCCTAAGCATTAGTTCTACCAGCATATATGTGAATTTACATGAACACTTAGCTGTGCAAAAGTTATGTTCGCATTGGGTCCCACATAATTTGACAATCGctcaaaaaaaaagctcatGTTGATTGGTGCAAAGGAATGCCTAAGAAATGCAATTGTGGTGCTTCAaaagacatttataaaattgtgaCAGGTGAAAAATCATGGATATATTCATATGAGTCCAAAAGTAAGCAGCAGTCAACTGTATGGGTGTTCCGAGATGAACCAAATCCAACAAAAGTTGTTTGCGCACAAAGCACTTCAAAGAAAATGGTGGCCTGTTTCTTTGGAAAACCTGGTCATATTGCAACAGTGCCTCTAGAGGATTGTAGAACAGTAAATTCTAAGTGGTACACAACTATCTGTTTGCCAGAAATCTTTGGTGAAATAAGGAAAACAAACAAGAGACGTTGGATTGTTCTTCATCATGACAATGCAAGCTCTCACACATCGGCTCAAACAAGAGACTATTTGAGCACTCAAAACATCGAAATTGATGGGTCATCCACTGTACAGCCCTGATTTGGCACCCAATGATTTCTTTTTGTTCCCATCCATGAAGAATAAACTGCGTGTATGATTTTCATCGCCAGAAGAAGCTATTGAAGCGttcaaaaatcatgttttgGAGATACCTCATTCGGAATGGAATAAATGCTTTGAAAGTTGGTTTAAGCGCATGCAAAAGTGTATCAATCATCGTGGCGAGTactttgaaaaacaacaaaaatatgtttgccaaaatataaatagtgaccctagtattattattattgtaaattatcattaaaaaaaaacaaaaaaaacaactaatattGCTGTTATATggattatattaaatttatttaaaaaaatacgctATTAGAATGCaagcaaaaaaatacaataatagaATGCAAGCAAAAACATATTTACTTTTGTTCCTTGAGTTGTATAGAAAGAAAATTGATAATATCTTTAGTACTTTGAAACTCAGGTAAATCTTTTGCAACATTCAATAAATCCTCTGATGAAAGtgccttaaaataaaaaggctttttaattatagttttttttttcacacacatttttatttatttattcatgtaCCTTATTACAGATAGCTAGAATGCAAAAGTCCTAGaacaaaatacaaatcattaactattaaaactaaatgaacACTtctcaaacaaaacaaaaaacttacatGACCATCTTCAGtctcttttaactttttagagaGCTCTTGAGCTTCTGATCTGGCTTGAGATAAAGCCCTCTCAAGTTGCAAAATTCTTTCTCCATCCGCTTTGCCTGCATTCATTTGAAGCAAAGCAGTAATTTGTGtctaattttaatcaatttaacaattgattaaagataaaaataaaaatgtaatagcacaaacttttataataaaaaattaccttcaTTGAGTGGTTTtgggattttaaaaaattatacgaTTTTTGTAAAGATTCATGCTTTACTTTCATTGATAATAACTTCTTTTCCATTTCCAACCGCTTGTCTTCAACCTATGAACAAATATTTCctgtttaaaatattcaatgattattgaacacattttttaagtgtttgttgatgtTAATGCTTTCATAACCTTTTTTATACCCAAAAGTTATAACTTTGACATATTCCACATTTTTTTTGACTCTATCTGAAgactatttttttgattatctttcaacaatttcttttcgtagagttttatataaaaaaaataaaaaattttaattattatataaaagcatCACCTCTGCAAATAAAGAGTTTCCAGATTGGAAATGACCAGAGCTTTTCATCTCAGC
Encoded here:
- the LOC100202223 gene encoding protein Spindly-B isoform X2, which produces MEESENEQKLFSMESYEDLDWDGLLYVCKEKEEQLNLAGACGLKLHEQLIETQMYIDEMRVQHEAEMEKMVQEMFELRIKLEAKDKSLSIQQQEFENFQNHLTKKFKDEEEELKNQHKKEINAMKKANELLNSTNEQLKLSESQTRQSIEQLNSKIYELQTCNQQQRQISSTTNNDSELFEIQEKYYALEETLETKENLIRNIENTIQSLKLVLQAKEKEIESLRKELEESEIQSTSYFNHLQRTRKESCELQTELDNLRAEMKSSGHFQSGNSLFAEVEDKRLEMEKKLLSMKVKHESLQKSYNFLKSQNHSMKTQITALLQMNAGKADGERILQLERALSQARSEAQELSKKLKETEDGHALSSEDLLNVAKDLPEFQSTKDIINFLSIQLKEQKKLVIKLREELDHTHMIKLAESDKLQIAEQKLHESSVLAEKFKSQNMKLRLNLEETKNKLLGETHKRQLIEKKFNYDSTDDVIPVGVLNDEQSTKSNNDLPFTLAKGKEFSNEKTFKSNEIAKNKNKQKNDTSFQWNLLPNEVLKELGMEKKLLSQNKEIDSKSAVSLHIGKNIENTISPIKENRFRLVSFKDETEIIPSSPKSEVSKESPKIIEQKENFQKSPVFSEIEEKSSKTFQGKKLHNEEDCKLQ